A genomic region of Barnesiella viscericola DSM 18177 contains the following coding sequences:
- a CDS encoding DUF3316 domain-containing protein gives MTTSKALLCSLIGIALLFPAALRAEKPAPKPLPKSVHRSVHKPRPKPAPGQTPEEEPLRPVASAFTFEIGRQSALDTYLSPIRYSGLDVALGYERLRAASFAPEKWLTRHNVLLNFASMSNQSGNGAMMSLYLDYSFAMLRRWQLGRGLWLAGGGEAALTLGGLYNLRNSNNPATAKVAIDLGATAMASYHLQVGRLPLTFRYQVSLPVVGTFFSPAFGQSYYEMFYLGNTAGIVHFGAWHNRVDLRNYLSVDLHLGKMALRLGYRQLMRTTHVNHLDTQVLGHMFVLGISGEIFRSAPPARRVVSVYN, from the coding sequence ATGACAACCAGTAAGGCACTCTTGTGCTCCCTCATAGGGATTGCGCTGCTCTTCCCGGCAGCCTTGCGGGCCGAGAAGCCGGCTCCGAAGCCCCTGCCGAAGTCTGTTCATCGGTCGGTGCACAAACCCAGACCCAAACCGGCTCCTGGGCAGACGCCGGAGGAAGAGCCGTTGCGCCCCGTGGCGTCGGCCTTCACTTTCGAAATCGGTCGGCAAAGTGCCCTCGACACCTATCTGTCGCCCATTCGGTACAGCGGCCTCGATGTAGCCTTGGGTTACGAGCGGTTGCGGGCCGCCAGTTTTGCCCCCGAAAAGTGGTTGACCCGCCACAACGTGTTGCTCAACTTTGCCTCGATGAGCAACCAGTCGGGCAACGGGGCGATGATGTCGCTTTACCTCGACTACTCCTTTGCCATGCTGCGACGCTGGCAGTTGGGGCGGGGCCTGTGGCTTGCCGGTGGCGGTGAGGCGGCTCTTACGTTGGGCGGACTTTACAACCTGCGCAACTCCAACAACCCCGCTACGGCCAAGGTGGCCATCGACCTGGGAGCCACGGCCATGGCTTCGTATCACCTGCAGGTGGGGCGGCTACCGCTCACCTTCCGTTATCAGGTATCGTTGCCGGTGGTAGGCACCTTCTTCTCCCCGGCCTTCGGCCAGTCCTATTACGAAATGTTCTATTTGGGCAATACCGCCGGCATTGTCCACTTCGGGGCGTGGCACAACCGGGTAGACCTGCGCAACTACCTCTCGGTAGACCTTCATCTGGGCAAGATGGCTCTGCGTCTGGGCTACCGGCAACTCATGCGCACTACCCATGTGAATCACCTCGATACCCAGGTGCTGGGCCACATGTTCGTGTTGGGTATCTCGGGCGAGATATTTCGTTCGGCACCCCCGGCCCGTCGGGTGGTATCGGTCTATAATTAA
- a CDS encoding S41 family peptidase has protein sequence MIRKFTKIGFLVSLLSLLSFTSCHKVEVFENDPYGNFDALWTILDERYCFFEYKEIDWEQVRIKYRKKLTMKMTSEELFSVCGDMLMELKDGHVNLSAAHDVSRYWDWLYGSPENYQERLIDEYYLNFDYRYTSGIKYKILPQNVGYMYYGSFSSTIGEGNLDQILAYLSTSTGLIIDVRSNGGGSLSNVETLVSRFINQETLVGYISHKTGPGHQDFSELYPIKYSPSNRIRYQKPVVVLANRGTYSAANNFVSVMKELPQVVVMGDITGGGSGLPFSSELPNGWSIRFSASPIYDASRQHTEFGVAPTEGYKMDMDLEQAEQGHDTILDRAIAYLTGSE, from the coding sequence ATGATACGCAAGTTTACAAAAATAGGATTTCTGGTTTCGCTCCTGTCGCTCCTCTCCTTCACGTCGTGCCACAAGGTCGAGGTCTTCGAGAACGACCCCTATGGCAATTTCGATGCGCTGTGGACCATTCTCGACGAGCGCTACTGTTTCTTTGAATACAAGGAGATAGACTGGGAGCAGGTGCGCATCAAGTACCGCAAGAAACTGACGATGAAGATGACCTCGGAGGAGCTGTTCAGCGTCTGCGGTGACATGCTCATGGAGTTGAAGGACGGACACGTGAATCTGTCGGCCGCCCATGACGTGTCGCGCTACTGGGACTGGCTTTACGGTTCGCCCGAGAACTATCAGGAGCGGCTCATCGACGAATACTATCTCAACTTCGACTACCGCTATACCAGCGGCATCAAATACAAGATTCTGCCGCAGAACGTGGGATACATGTACTACGGCAGCTTCTCGAGCACCATCGGCGAGGGTAACCTCGACCAGATACTGGCCTACCTGTCGACCTCGACGGGCCTGATCATCGACGTGCGCAGCAATGGCGGCGGTTCGCTGTCGAATGTCGAGACGCTGGTCTCGCGCTTTATCAACCAGGAGACTCTGGTGGGGTATATCTCGCACAAGACGGGACCCGGGCATCAGGATTTTTCGGAACTCTATCCCATCAAATACTCGCCCTCCAACCGCATTCGCTATCAGAAACCGGTTGTGGTGCTTGCCAATCGGGGAACGTATAGCGCGGCCAACAATTTTGTGTCGGTGATGAAGGAGCTGCCTCAAGTTGTCGTGATGGGCGACATTACCGGCGGAGGCAGTGGCTTGCCCTTCTCGTCGGAGCTTCCCAACGGGTGGAGCATACGCTTCTCGGCCTCGCCCATCTATGATGCGAGCCGTCAGCACACCGAGTTTGGCGTGGCTCCCACCGAAGGCTACAAAATGGATATGGATCTCGAACAGGCCGAGCAGGGACACGACACGATACTCGACCGGGCGATTGCCTACTTAACCGGCTCGGAGTGA
- the def gene encoding peptide deformylase translates to MVLPVYLYGHPVIRKETEEIDASYPQLKELIANMYETMYAADGIGLAAPQIGLSIRVIVIDASPMAEYFPDCEGKKLTLINPEFEVLEDGRKETREEGCLSLPGIHEPVPRIEKIHLKWLDEDFVAHDEVIEGYLSRVVQHEYDHLEGKVFIDRISPIRKQLIKSKLVNIIKGRVRCDYRVKATPTKK, encoded by the coding sequence ATGGTACTACCTGTTTACCTGTACGGACACCCCGTAATTCGTAAGGAGACCGAAGAGATCGATGCTTCTTACCCCCAGCTCAAAGAGCTGATTGCGAACATGTATGAGACGATGTATGCCGCCGACGGCATCGGACTGGCAGCTCCGCAAATAGGGCTCTCGATACGCGTGATTGTCATCGACGCCAGCCCCATGGCCGAATACTTCCCCGATTGTGAAGGCAAGAAACTCACCCTCATCAATCCCGAGTTCGAAGTACTCGAAGACGGCCGCAAGGAGACCCGTGAGGAGGGGTGCCTCAGCCTGCCCGGTATTCACGAGCCGGTGCCTCGCATCGAAAAGATTCATTTGAAATGGCTCGACGAGGATTTCGTGGCCCACGACGAGGTCATCGAAGGTTATCTGTCGCGGGTGGTGCAACACGAATACGACCACTTGGAGGGCAAGGTCTTCATCGATCGTATCTCGCCCATTCGCAAGCAGCTCATCAAGTCGAAGCTGGTCAACATCATCAAGGGCCGCGTGCGCTGCGACTACCGGGTGAAAGCGACACCCACCAAAAAATAA
- a CDS encoding DNA gyrase/topoisomerase IV subunit A yields the protein MAGENDESAATHSAYKVPTPDKPDIKFQLSGMFQNWFLDYASYVILERAVPHLSDGLKPVQRRILHAMKLLDDGRFNKVANIVGHTMQFHPHGDASIGDALVQLGQKDLLVECQGNWGNILTGDSAAAPRYIEARLSKFALDVVFNPKTTEWKLSYDGRKKEPVTLPVKFPLLLAQGAEGIAVGLSSKILPHNFNEILEAAVAYLRGEEFHLYPDFQTGGFIDVTKYNDGERGGSVKVRAKIEKLDNRTLSIVEVPYGKTTSSLIESILKAQEKGKIKIRKVDDNTAQHAEILVHLIPGTSSDKAIDALYAFTDCEVSISPNCCVINDDKPHFMSVSDLLRISVENTKALLHQELLIQKGEAQEVLHFASLEKIFIENRIYKDREFEESRSMDEAIAHVDKRLEPFKPTFIREVTRDDILRLMEIKMARILKFNSDKADELIAAKREQIAQIDYDIEHIVDYAIKWYDSLREKYGSRYPRLTQVRSFDTIEATKVAEANEKLYINREEGFIGTALKKDEFVCNCSDIDDIILFYRDGKYKVVKVSEKMFVGKNLLHIAVFKKNDNRTIYNVVYRDGKAGLHYMKRFAVTGVTRDKEYDLTQGKPGSRVVWFSANPNGEAEVLRVTFVPKPRMKTLFVDRDFSEIAIKGRQSMGNILTKNEIHRISLKERGGSTLGGRKVWFDRDVLRLNYDGRGEYLGEFHGDDLVLVVLQNGEYCTTTSDATNHYDPNILRIEKFEPDKVWTVALFDATQGYPYLKRFVFEPTNRKQSFLGDNSDSRLLLMTDVPYPRIEVTFGGGDSFREPLVVEAADFIAVKGFKAKGKRLTTYSVAEIRELEPLRQEEPVSDEVDEADDNNLPENRTDNPDENPSGQMTLF from the coding sequence ATGGCTGGCGAGAATGACGAGTCGGCAGCTACCCACTCGGCCTACAAGGTACCTACGCCCGACAAGCCCGACATCAAGTTCCAACTCTCGGGAATGTTTCAGAACTGGTTCCTCGACTATGCCTCGTATGTCATACTCGAGCGGGCCGTTCCACACTTGTCCGACGGGTTGAAGCCGGTGCAGCGGCGCATTCTTCATGCCATGAAGCTGCTTGACGACGGGCGCTTCAACAAGGTGGCCAATATCGTGGGTCACACCATGCAGTTCCACCCGCACGGCGACGCCTCCATCGGCGACGCGCTGGTACAGTTGGGACAGAAGGATCTGCTGGTCGAATGCCAGGGAAACTGGGGTAATATCCTCACGGGCGACTCGGCCGCCGCTCCCCGTTACATCGAGGCGCGCCTCTCGAAGTTTGCCCTCGATGTCGTCTTCAATCCCAAGACAACCGAGTGGAAACTCTCCTACGACGGCCGCAAGAAGGAGCCGGTAACCCTGCCGGTGAAATTCCCCCTGCTGCTGGCCCAAGGAGCCGAGGGTATCGCCGTGGGCTTGTCGTCGAAGATTCTGCCCCACAATTTCAACGAAATTTTGGAGGCAGCCGTAGCCTATCTGCGGGGCGAGGAGTTTCACCTCTATCCCGATTTTCAGACCGGCGGCTTCATCGACGTGACCAAATACAACGACGGCGAGCGGGGCGGCAGCGTGAAGGTGCGTGCCAAAATCGAGAAGCTTGACAACCGCACCCTCTCCATCGTCGAGGTACCTTACGGCAAGACCACCTCGTCGCTCATCGAGTCGATACTCAAAGCGCAGGAGAAGGGGAAAATCAAGATCCGCAAGGTCGACGACAATACGGCCCAGCATGCCGAGATTCTGGTTCATCTCATACCCGGCACCTCGTCCGACAAGGCCATCGATGCCCTCTATGCCTTCACCGACTGCGAGGTGAGCATCTCGCCCAACTGCTGTGTCATCAACGACGACAAGCCGCACTTCATGAGCGTGAGCGACCTGTTGCGCATCAGCGTCGAGAACACCAAGGCCCTGCTGCATCAGGAGCTGCTCATACAGAAGGGAGAGGCGCAGGAGGTCCTGCATTTCGCTTCGCTCGAAAAGATATTCATCGAAAATCGCATCTATAAAGACCGGGAGTTTGAAGAGAGCCGTTCGATGGACGAGGCCATAGCCCACGTAGACAAACGGTTGGAGCCCTTCAAACCCACGTTTATCCGCGAGGTGACGCGCGACGATATTCTCCGCCTGATGGAGATCAAGATGGCGCGTATCCTCAAATTCAACTCCGACAAGGCCGACGAGCTCATTGCCGCCAAGCGCGAGCAGATTGCCCAGATCGACTACGACATCGAGCACATTGTCGATTATGCCATCAAGTGGTACGACTCGTTGCGCGAGAAATACGGCAGCCGCTATCCCCGCCTCACCCAGGTGCGCAGCTTCGATACCATCGAGGCGACCAAGGTGGCCGAGGCCAACGAGAAGCTCTACATCAACCGCGAGGAGGGATTCATCGGCACGGCGTTGAAGAAAGACGAGTTTGTGTGCAACTGTTCCGACATCGACGACATCATACTCTTCTACCGCGACGGCAAGTACAAGGTGGTGAAGGTGAGCGAAAAGATGTTCGTGGGCAAGAATCTGCTGCACATTGCCGTCTTCAAGAAGAACGACAACCGCACGATATACAACGTGGTCTACCGCGACGGAAAGGCGGGCCTCCACTACATGAAGCGTTTTGCCGTGACCGGCGTGACGCGCGACAAGGAGTATGACCTCACCCAGGGTAAACCGGGTTCGCGGGTGGTCTGGTTCTCGGCCAATCCCAACGGCGAGGCCGAGGTGTTGCGGGTTACCTTCGTGCCCAAGCCTCGTATGAAGACCCTCTTTGTCGACCGCGATTTCAGCGAGATTGCCATCAAGGGGCGCCAGTCGATGGGCAACATACTCACCAAGAACGAGATACACCGCATTTCGCTCAAAGAGCGGGGCGGCTCTACGCTGGGTGGCCGCAAGGTGTGGTTCGACCGCGACGTGCTGCGGCTCAACTACGACGGCCGGGGCGAATACCTGGGCGAGTTCCATGGCGACGACCTGGTGCTTGTCGTCTTGCAGAACGGCGAATATTGCACCACCACCTCCGATGCGACCAACCACTATGACCCCAATATCCTGCGCATCGAGAAGTTCGAGCCCGACAAGGTATGGACCGTGGCTCTCTTCGACGCCACGCAGGGGTATCCCTATCTCAAACGCTTTGTATTTGAACCGACGAACCGTAAACAGAGTTTCCTGGGCGACAATTCCGATTCGCGCCTGCTGCTCATGACCGATGTGCCCTATCCCCGCATCGAGGTGACCTTTGGCGGGGGCGACTCCTTCCGTGAGCCGCTGGTGGTCGAGGCGGCCGATTTCATTGCCGTGAAGGGTTTCAAGGCCAAAGGCAAGCGGCTCACCACCTACTCGGTGGCCGAGATTCGCGAACTGGAACCGCTGAGGCAGGAGGAGCCCGTCAGCGACGAAGTCGATGAAGCCGATGATAACAACCTTCCCGAAAACAGGACCGACAATCCGGACGAAAATCCTTCGGGACAAATGACCTTGTTTTAA
- the ruvX gene encoding Holliday junction resolvase RuvX, whose translation MARILSIDYGKKRTGIAVTDPLQIIANGLTTVASSQLIEFLTQYMQREEVERIVVGLPRQMNNEPSENMRYITPFVNRFKKLFPQVPVEFFDERFTSVLAHRAMLDGGLSKMARRNKELVDEISATIILKDYLESKKR comes from the coding sequence ATGGCAAGGATACTTTCGATAGATTATGGCAAGAAGCGCACAGGCATAGCCGTGACCGACCCGTTGCAGATTATCGCCAACGGCTTGACCACCGTTGCTTCGTCGCAGCTCATCGAGTTCCTCACGCAATACATGCAGCGCGAGGAGGTCGAGCGCATCGTGGTGGGGCTGCCCCGGCAGATGAACAACGAGCCCTCGGAGAACATGCGCTATATCACCCCCTTTGTCAACCGGTTCAAGAAACTGTTTCCGCAGGTACCCGTCGAGTTTTTCGACGAGCGGTTCACCTCGGTGCTGGCCCATCGGGCCATGCTCGACGGAGGCCTCTCCAAGATGGCCCGCCGCAACAAGGAGCTGGTCGACGAGATAAGTGCTACGATTATCCTCAAAGATTATTTGGAAAGTAAAAAACGATAA
- a CDS encoding GH92 family glycosyl hydrolase, producing the protein MKRHSIHRHLFLIGAMLYGLPLFAKFSPVDYVNPLVGTQSKFELSTGNTYPAIAMPWGMNFWTPQTGDLGDGWTYTYTADKIKGFKQTHQPSPWMNDYGQFSLMPVTGSRVFDQDQRASWFSHKAEVAKPYYYKVYLADHDVTTEMTVTDRAALFRFTFPEGENSYVVIDAFDRGSSVRIIPEEKKIIGYSTRNSGGVPENFRNYFVIVFDKPFQTTAVALDNAIKTGQTEAQGNHTGAIVGFSTQRGEKVHARVASSFISIEQAELNLKELGNGNFDRLVKQGKARWNKVLSRIEIEDPNPDNLRTFYSCLYRSVLFPRTFYEIDAVGRAVHYSPYNGQVLPGYLFTDTGFWDTFRSLFPLLNLVYPSMNKKMQEGLVNAYRESGFLPEWASPGHRDCMIGNNSASIVTDAYVKGIRGHDIDKLWEAVKHGANAQLEGSASGRVAFDAYNRLGYVPSNLVGQSVARTLEYAYNDWCIYTLGKQLGRPESEIGIYKQRSLNYRNVYNPQEQLMVGRDDRGNFNPDFRATDWSNDFCEGNSWHWSFCVFHDPQGLIDLMGGRPAFNHMMDSVFVIPSYLGMDSRDMIHEMREMQVMNMGQYAHGNQPIQHLVYLYNYSGEPWKAQHHVRNIMHKLYAATPDGYCGDEDNGQTSAWYIFSALGFYPVCPGTDQYVLGAPLFQKATLHLENGKSLLIEADNNCDTTPYIRSMKLNGKSYTRNYLTHEMLTQGGRIQFVMDSKPNRKRGTEPGDAPYSFSLEME; encoded by the coding sequence ATGAAACGACACTCAATCCATCGTCATTTATTTCTAATTGGTGCTATGCTATACGGGCTTCCGCTCTTCGCAAAATTCTCGCCCGTCGACTATGTGAACCCGCTGGTGGGCACGCAATCGAAATTCGAACTCTCGACCGGCAATACCTACCCGGCCATCGCCATGCCGTGGGGCATGAACTTCTGGACCCCGCAGACCGGCGACCTGGGCGACGGGTGGACCTATACCTACACGGCCGACAAAATCAAGGGTTTCAAGCAGACACACCAGCCCAGCCCCTGGATGAACGACTACGGTCAATTTTCGCTCATGCCGGTAACGGGCAGCAGAGTCTTCGACCAGGACCAACGGGCCAGTTGGTTCTCGCACAAGGCCGAGGTGGCCAAACCTTACTACTATAAGGTCTACCTGGCCGACCACGACGTGACAACCGAGATGACCGTGACCGACCGGGCGGCACTCTTCCGCTTTACCTTCCCCGAGGGGGAAAATTCGTATGTGGTGATTGACGCTTTCGACCGGGGTTCTTCGGTACGAATCATTCCCGAAGAGAAGAAAATCATCGGTTACTCGACCCGCAACTCGGGCGGGGTTCCCGAAAATTTCAGAAACTATTTTGTCATCGTCTTCGACAAACCCTTCCAGACTACGGCCGTGGCCCTCGACAACGCCATCAAAACGGGCCAGACCGAAGCGCAAGGCAATCACACCGGAGCCATCGTGGGTTTCTCGACCCAGCGGGGCGAGAAGGTTCACGCCCGGGTGGCCTCATCTTTTATCAGCATAGAACAGGCCGAACTGAACTTGAAGGAACTGGGCAACGGCAACTTTGACCGACTGGTGAAACAGGGGAAAGCCCGCTGGAACAAGGTGCTCTCGCGCATCGAAATCGAAGACCCCAATCCCGACAACCTGCGCACCTTCTACTCCTGCCTCTACCGTTCAGTGCTCTTCCCCCGCACGTTCTACGAAATCGACGCCGTGGGTCGGGCCGTCCATTACAGCCCCTACAACGGCCAGGTACTGCCCGGCTACCTATTTACCGATACTGGTTTCTGGGACACCTTCCGTTCGCTCTTCCCCCTGCTCAACCTCGTCTACCCCTCGATGAACAAGAAGATGCAGGAGGGACTGGTCAACGCCTATCGCGAGAGCGGATTCCTGCCCGAATGGGCCAGCCCGGGGCACCGCGACTGCATGATCGGCAACAACTCGGCTTCAATTGTAACCGATGCCTACGTCAAAGGAATCCGCGGCCACGACATCGACAAACTGTGGGAAGCGGTGAAACACGGCGCCAACGCCCAACTCGAAGGGTCGGCCTCGGGTCGGGTGGCTTTCGATGCCTACAACCGCCTGGGCTATGTACCCAGCAACCTGGTGGGACAGAGCGTGGCCCGCACGCTCGAATATGCCTACAACGACTGGTGCATCTACACACTGGGTAAGCAACTGGGCCGACCCGAGAGCGAAATCGGCATCTACAAGCAGCGCAGCCTCAACTACCGCAACGTCTATAATCCCCAAGAGCAACTCATGGTGGGACGCGACGACCGGGGGAACTTCAACCCCGACTTCCGGGCGACCGACTGGAGCAATGACTTCTGCGAAGGGAACAGCTGGCATTGGAGCTTCTGTGTCTTCCACGACCCGCAAGGGCTCATCGACCTGATGGGTGGACGCCCGGCCTTCAACCACATGATGGACTCGGTCTTTGTCATACCCAGCTATCTGGGAATGGATAGCCGCGACATGATTCACGAGATGCGCGAGATGCAGGTGATGAACATGGGCCAGTATGCCCACGGCAACCAACCCATACAACACCTGGTCTACCTCTACAACTACTCGGGCGAGCCCTGGAAGGCGCAACATCACGTGCGCAACATCATGCACAAACTCTATGCCGCCACCCCCGACGGCTATTGCGGCGACGAGGACAACGGCCAGACCTCGGCCTGGTACATCTTCTCGGCACTGGGTTTCTACCCGGTGTGCCCGGGTACCGACCAGTATGTGCTGGGAGCCCCGCTTTTCCAAAAGGCAACCTTGCACTTGGAGAACGGGAAATCGCTCCTCATCGAGGCCGACAACAACTGTGATACCACACCCTATATCCGCTCGATGAAGCTCAATGGCAAGAGCTATACCCGCAACTACCTGACTCATGAAATGCTTACCCAGGGCGGGCGCATACAGTTTGTCATGGACTCGAAGCCCAACCGCAAGCGGGGTACCGAGCCCGGCGATGCCCCCTACTCCTTCTCCTTGGAGATGGAATGA
- a CDS encoding glycoside hydrolase family 125 protein — protein MKTFAQVSCLCVALGCGVSYAQAAPEPVAIARQDNTRVQYTSQRPQERLFVSNAVEKQIERVKALLTNARLAWMFENCFPNTLDTTVHFDGDNDTFVYTGDIHAMWLRDSGAQVWPYVQLANEDPQLKKMLAGVINRQFKCINIDPYANAFNMGPTGGEWMSDLTDMKPELHERKWEIDSLCYPIRLAYHYWKVTGDASVFGDEWLNTIAHILRTFKEQQRKEGPGPYSFMRRTERALDTMTNRGLGNPVKPVGLICSAFRPSDDATTFQFLVPSNFFAVTSLRKAAEILRTVNHNESLAEECNTLAQEVETALQKYAVHNHPKYGKIYAFEVDGFGNQLLMDDANVPSLLAMPYLGDVDVNDPIYQNTRRFVWSEDNPYFFKGKAGEGIGGPHIGYDMVWPMSIMMKAFTSQDDREIKACIEMLMKTDAGTGFMHESFHKDDPSNFTRPWFAWQNTLFGELILKLVNEGKVDLLNSIDIQ, from the coding sequence ATGAAAACCTTTGCCCAAGTAAGTTGCCTGTGCGTAGCCCTCGGCTGTGGCGTATCCTATGCCCAGGCCGCGCCCGAACCCGTGGCCATTGCCCGGCAAGACAACACCCGCGTGCAATACACCAGCCAACGTCCACAGGAGCGCCTGTTCGTATCGAATGCCGTCGAGAAACAAATCGAGCGGGTAAAAGCCCTGCTCACCAACGCCCGCCTCGCCTGGATGTTCGAGAACTGCTTCCCCAACACGCTCGACACCACCGTCCACTTCGACGGCGACAACGATACCTTTGTATATACCGGCGACATTCACGCCATGTGGCTGCGCGACTCGGGCGCCCAGGTGTGGCCCTATGTGCAGCTGGCCAACGAAGACCCCCAGTTGAAAAAGATGTTGGCCGGGGTAATCAACCGCCAGTTCAAGTGCATCAACATCGACCCTTATGCCAACGCCTTCAACATGGGCCCGACCGGGGGCGAATGGATGTCGGACCTCACCGACATGAAACCCGAACTCCATGAACGTAAATGGGAAATCGACTCGCTGTGTTACCCCATTCGGCTGGCCTACCACTACTGGAAGGTGACCGGCGACGCCAGCGTGTTCGGCGACGAGTGGCTCAATACCATCGCCCATATCCTGCGCACCTTCAAGGAGCAACAGCGCAAAGAGGGTCCCGGCCCGTACAGCTTCATGCGCCGCACCGAGCGGGCTCTCGACACGATGACCAACCGCGGACTGGGCAATCCCGTGAAACCGGTGGGGCTCATCTGCTCGGCCTTCCGCCCCTCGGACGACGCCACCACCTTCCAGTTCCTCGTCCCCTCCAACTTTTTTGCCGTGACCTCGCTGAGAAAGGCTGCCGAAATTCTGCGCACGGTCAATCACAACGAATCCCTGGCTGAAGAGTGCAACACACTGGCCCAGGAGGTGGAGACCGCTTTGCAAAAGTATGCCGTGCACAACCACCCGAAATATGGCAAGATCTACGCCTTCGAGGTCGACGGCTTCGGCAACCAGCTGCTCATGGACGATGCCAATGTACCCAGCCTGCTGGCCATGCCCTACCTCGGCGATGTCGACGTGAACGACCCCATCTACCAGAACACCCGCCGATTCGTGTGGAGCGAAGACAACCCCTACTTCTTCAAGGGGAAGGCCGGCGAGGGTATAGGCGGCCCGCATATCGGATACGACATGGTGTGGCCCATGAGTATCATGATGAAGGCCTTCACCAGCCAGGACGACCGGGAAATCAAGGCCTGCATCGAGATGCTGATGAAGACCGATGCCGGCACGGGATTCATGCACGAGTCGTTCCACAAGGACGACCCCTCGAATTTCACCCGCCCCTGGTTTGCCTGGCAGAACACCCTGTTCGGTGAACTCATTCTCAAACTGGTAAACGAGGGAAAGGTCGACTTGCTCAACAGTATAGACATTCAATAA
- a CDS encoding cellulase family glycosylhydrolase, with amino-acid sequence MKMKIWVSALLVGWILPGLAASERPGIIPDGTIPYNMGVQLKGDTDGPDDLDRVQALGMKWVRRGFIWESIEREKGVYDFSQYDRFVDDCEKRGLSIIGCMAFSNKLYGHVKDESARLAYARFAAQLASHYRGRNIVWEVWNEPNTMTFWGRHGKVGNSPQYAREYTGLVRATVPAMKEANPDCVVLAGSVSNMWTESYKWMSYCFAEGMLDIDWDIWSVHPYGVKAPEDYIEAYAHTRDLMKQAGGKTDRLWINSERGFPLGKAEGYAGGDPALAKEYQAWHVVRQYLIDLLEGLPVTIWYEWGGKEGFALYHKGGETTPAYEACKNLVKELSGYKLERRIPLERSRDFALRFVNPEGKVKLVVWAAPELMKSPDTIEPHSVKLTVGGNDGELVTSDLYGKAGRVEVKGGVIEPLFTGSPLYITIP; translated from the coding sequence ATGAAGATGAAAATTTGGGTGAGTGCGCTTCTCGTGGGGTGGATATTGCCGGGTTTGGCTGCCTCGGAGCGACCGGGAATTATTCCTGACGGTACCATTCCCTACAACATGGGTGTGCAGTTGAAAGGCGATACCGACGGCCCCGACGATTTGGACCGGGTGCAGGCGCTGGGTATGAAATGGGTACGCCGCGGTTTCATATGGGAATCGATCGAGCGGGAGAAAGGTGTGTATGATTTCAGTCAGTACGACCGCTTTGTCGACGATTGCGAGAAACGCGGGTTGAGTATTATCGGCTGCATGGCATTCAGCAACAAGCTCTACGGCCATGTGAAGGACGAGTCGGCCCGTCTGGCCTATGCCCGCTTTGCGGCTCAGTTGGCTTCGCATTACCGCGGGCGGAATATTGTGTGGGAGGTGTGGAACGAGCCCAACACGATGACTTTCTGGGGACGCCACGGCAAGGTGGGCAATTCGCCCCAATATGCCCGGGAGTACACCGGCCTGGTGCGTGCCACGGTTCCGGCCATGAAGGAGGCCAACCCCGACTGCGTGGTGCTGGCTGGCTCGGTGTCGAACATGTGGACCGAGTCGTACAAATGGATGAGCTACTGTTTTGCCGAGGGCATGCTCGATATCGACTGGGATATATGGTCGGTTCACCCCTATGGGGTAAAGGCACCCGAAGATTATATCGAAGCCTATGCACACACGCGCGACCTGATGAAACAGGCCGGAGGCAAGACCGACCGCCTGTGGATTAACTCGGAGCGGGGGTTCCCGCTGGGTAAGGCCGAGGGATATGCCGGGGGCGACCCGGCGCTGGCCAAGGAGTATCAGGCCTGGCATGTGGTGCGTCAATACCTGATCGACCTGCTCGAAGGGTTGCCGGTAACCATCTGGTATGAGTGGGGCGGCAAGGAGGGTTTTGCCCTCTATCACAAAGGGGGGGAGACGACTCCCGCTTACGAGGCCTGCAAGAATCTGGTCAAGGAGTTGAGCGGTTACAAGTTGGAGCGTCGCATTCCGTTGGAGCGTTCGCGAGACTTTGCCCTGCGCTTTGTCAACCCCGAGGGGAAGGTGAAACTGGTGGTATGGGCTGCCCCCGAATTGATGAAAAGCCCCGATACGATAGAACCTCACTCGGTGAAACTGACGGTAGGGGGTAATGACGGCGAACTGGTTACCTCCGACCTGTATGGCAAGGCCGGTCGCGTCGAGGTGAAGGGTGGCGTAATCGAGCCTCTGTTCACGGGCTCACCTCTTTATATCACGATACCGTAA